Proteins encoded together in one Dermacentor variabilis isolate Ectoservices chromosome 2, ASM5094787v1, whole genome shotgun sequence window:
- the LOC142572025 gene encoding TIMELESS-interacting protein isoform X2, whose protein sequence is MADAFFFLFFNPVCFHNFPRGLISMPIQNVGATKTRLAGSKGIPELLRMSKNVHWRGKGHELHDLDTALSLLEHWGHRLFPQMDSDNLFSNLERLGMKREVQTYMRKLRMGLEGDVGEQLQFGENLDDGIVEEKDEEQPPFEDPFSSLLAEGPQSTSQQVLPATPRLSQEPKDITEELRERMERSRQQALERRRLRLAQQELLSRDMDTEEADFISALDSVAKGEQETDMQEDTIHHQPEEREDHGISEAAIALGSDSVSSRGEQANTQETIERHPKDCEGHSATTTVLKVAPVVNDSSE, encoded by the exons atggctgatgcatttttctttttgtttttcaatccagtgtgcttccacaatttccctcgggGTTTGATTtctatgcctatacaaaatgttggtgctactaagacaag GCTTGCTGGCTCCAAAGGGATACCTGAACTCTTGCGAATGTCCAAGAATGTGCACTGGCGCGGAAAAGGCCACGAG CTCCACGACTTAGACACAGCATTGTCGCTGCTCGAGCACTGGGGCCACCGCCTTTTTCCTCAGATGGACTCCGACAACTTGTTCAGTAATTTGGAACGACTGGGCATGAAGCGGGAAGTCCAG ACATACATGCGCAAGTTACGGATGGGCTTGGAAGGTGATGTTGGTGAACAGCTTCAGTTTGGCGAAAACCTAGATGATGGAATAGTggaagaaaaagatgaagaaCAGCCACCGTTCGAGGACCCCTTTTCATCACTGCTTGCTGAGGGTCCACAATCAACCAGCCAACAAGTACTCCCAGCAACGCCACGCTTGTCTCAGGAGCCCAAG GACATAACTGAGGAGTTACGTGAACGCATGGAGAGGAGTAGGCAACAGGCACTAGAACGTCGACGTTTGAGGCTGGCACAGCAGGAGCTGCTGTCAAGAGATATGGATACAGAGGAAGCAGACTTCATATCGGCTTTAGACAGTGTTGCAAAGGGTGAGCAGGAGACTGATATGCAGGAGGACACCATCCATCACCAACCTGAGGAGCGTGAAGACCATGGCATATCAGAGGCAGCCATCGCATTGGGTTCAGACAGTGTTTCAAGTAGAGGAGAGCAGGCTAACACTCAAGAGACCATTGAAAGGCACCCAAAAGACTGTGAAGGACACAGTGCAACAACAACAGTGTTGAAAGTTGCACCAGTTGTTAATGACAGTAGTGAATGA